The Malus domestica chromosome 17, GDT2T_hap1 genome contains the following window.
GTTCATACACAATCGCAGGTAGTTGAAAACATTGGTTTTGACATATTATACAGGGGCAAATGATCTTATCTCGATTTCCTCCATATTCTTTAGCTACTTGTACAAACTTTTGTGCACCCTCTCTGTATTCTGTTGATGGTCTGTATTATAAATAAATCTTAATCACTTTAAACAGACCCTACTTATCAATGTCAAAAATGAAATTCATTGAGGCAGATAATATACCTCGAAAATGTTAGCCAATCTTTGTCCATTGCAATCAGATAGTTAACAATGATCGTTTCCAACAATGCTTCTCAATTCCAAATAAAAAGTAATCCTAAAATAACCACAAATCACAACTTAATGGCAAAATATACTAAAATATGATATGATatgatatgatatatatatagacacttacacatattatatatatttattcaaGTATAACTTGTATCAACACTTAAATtacaaatatcaaattaatACATACACGAAACCATTTGCTAGTACATACGATTCATACAAACCATCTTCTTATAGCAATCAATCTTATACAAAAAGAAAGTGAACAAGCATTTTCTGTGAATTAGCAGgaaaatattatataaaataaagtGAATAAGCATTTTCTTTACAACATGTACACTAGTATAGTCGAATTTGCAGTTTCAATTGACAACTGCATATCTTTTTCCCTTATATATAATTGGTTCATGttgtatacatacatacatacatacatacatacatacatacatacatacatacatatatatatatatgcgcgtgtatatatgtatattaagGGCACCGCTTCTTACTTTGATCACTACTGCACTATATGCACACCTAATTTCCAATATTACACCAAAACTTAAGGAAGAAGAGGTTGATCAACTTTGATGATACAGTTTGGCCTTTAAAGATTGTACATTGTTTTTGGTCTAAAGAGATTAATTGTATACATTTATTCTCTATTTATTCATTACTACATTGATAATATATATAGAAGTTCATTCTTCTCTTTACTAGTTTGAATGTTgttgttatatatatgtatatagagCAGTAGCTGCAGCATCCAAactttttattgaattggaagAACAAAACAGTAAAAACACCCAGTTAGGGAACCTAATTTCAACAGCAAGTGCTGCTCCATGACACAATCCTCGTAACATGGGATTGATTTTGGGCCGTGAAATACAAtctttttattgaattggaagAACAAAACAGTAAAAACATACTTCTCAActcaaaattatatatttacgATGATGATGTGAAAAGTGTGTGCCTTTGAATGGATGTGTGAGAGAGCGAAACGCCGGAAGAGAAATTTGCGAGAGCTGTAAGCCACAAGAATGCATACACATCTCCAAGTTCGATGATCAATGATAATTTAAATGCTTAttcagaaaaagaaaacgaaatcAAAAGATATATGATAAAAGAAACCTGAGTgatggctggtttggtattgctgtgctttgaaaaaaagctgctgtgagaataagcggctgtgctgtgagaataagcggctgtgaaataaagcagcagagtgtttggtaaacttttttgtaaaagtgcttttggaaaaaaaagcagtctaatagtggatcttttcattaaagaagcactgtagctccgtgtgctttgaaaaaaagccagttttccaaagctacaaatagcagcttcagctttttcctttgatttcagcttattttcacagcagcttccaaaataagccctttttttttagtttaccaaacacctaaaaccctcacagctttttttcatgggtgctttttttttaagcacctcactcccaaactaggtcgtAGAGAGGTTGTCGCTGATTGAGGGAGAGATGACCGGAGAGACGACCAAACTGAGACCGGCCTGAGATAGAAGAAATGGAGACAAAGGattgacattttctttttagGGTTTTCGTCCAGTGTCATGCGAGGGGAAATAATTGGgattttagattttaatatcctccaaaatattaaaaaaacaaaacaaaaaaacatccACCACGGGCCGATGGCGTGGTGAATTTTCAAAAGGCGGTGTGGTCATTTGAAGTAACCACAACAAGCATATCGTGTGGTGGGTTTGATATTCCATCACGGAATTAAAAACCATTGTAGATTATTCACTTTTAACAACGGGCCAGGATTTGACCGTGGTGAATTAATATTATATACCACAAGCTACATTTAACCGTGGTAATTGAATAGTTTCTACCATGAGCTATTGATGCCCGTGATGGAATTGATGTGGTAAATATGTTGTTATGTACTAgtgtgcattttcgtcaaaggaagAGACGGCGGAAATTTACATCCACAATGTGGCCCGCATTAGTCTATTCCACTGGTCCTTAGACTCCGAACACAAAAATCTGTAGAGAATCTCAGTTCATCCAATACAATTTGATACAATTTGGAGATTTGCAAGTAGTTAAGAGATTTAAACGAATTGCTCTAGTAAGAATTTGACCTTGTTTTTGAGATAAATGACGGACCTTGAACAAGAGTGGAGACGATTTGCTTTTCGCAAGTAGTTAAATGATGGTTGTATTGCCAATGGGTCATTTGATTAGTTGACCATAGAGTGAATAAACAATCTATATACACAGAGTTATTTAGattatttgaatatatatatatatatatagagtgaAGAAATGGTATAGTGTTAAGGGTTTTTTTGTACCGGATTGAGAGGAGAAATAACTTTGGATTAAGTTATACCGAAGTTTCTTAAGTTAGGCCCTACTAAAGTTTTTCTCGATTGAAAGGAGTCAAATAGAGGGTAaggtttatgttttttttgtttgtttttcagTGATGGTAAGGTTGCTTGTATTCAAACACTTCGTCCAAATTGGCCGAGGATTGGTTGGTTGGAATAAGATTGTGCTCTGGGCTAGTTAAATTCGACTTTTCAGTGAAATTTCAGCCTATATATAATATCGAAATTGGCCCATCGTGCTTCAAATATTCTGGGCTGGGGATTGTCCCAATGGTTTGGCTAATCGTAGAAAATAACTTTATCCTCCTCTTTAATGAAAATTTAGATCCTGCAAGATGTAACTAAaggataaaaaggaaaagaaaaatcccCATGAAAGATACAGCTCAAATTACAAGCAACTAAATAGACTGCTTAGGGTTTGCTCCCATCCAATTAGCTGACCCAAAGTAAAGGCCAACTTTGAGCCAAGCACAAAATGGATTGAGCAAGAAACCGTCTTacatgtgaattttttttttttttttgtggctaGCGCATGGGAAACACACACGTGTAGGCACGCGTACCAGAATTAAAAGAAATGTCATAATCTTATAGTTGGCCACGTGTCCACTTTTGGGCTGTTGGATTTCAACCTTTTTGAAATCccacggtccagattaattaacttaataaaaaaattattaaaattgtttaaaaatacagaaaaaataaaacgaatttttttatataaatacctAATCATCTTCCACAAAAATTGTACTTTCGAATCATGTGATTGACAAAAttagttaaaaatcttatccgaaattaaaaataaatttttttttattattttataaaaaaaattaataatattttaatacgaattgactaggctattcaaattaaggatgaagatacaCTTGGGCAATTACTATTCATTGCAgtcagttactattcattttggTGGATTGAATAGACTCTTGCCCAGCTTGGTTTTTAgaggtggagttgctcttagtaAAATGCCCAAGTGGATTTTGGAAAAATATttaagtgctttctgcaagaagcacacTTAGTGCTTTTGGAAACCAAAATCAGTTTTACCAAAagcattttcaattattttaagaGCACTTTCAAACTAGCTTTTAgaaatttaattcttttttttttaactatttgTACCATGTCTACACGTGTCGGTGGGAATAAGTTATCCTGTACCCCAGCAACGGTGGAGCAAAATCCCGCTTAGTAGTAGTACTACCCCTTATAGTCCTTAATTAGAACTCCCTGTAATTTCCTTGGCCTGAGGAGCTGAACTTACCTTGCACTCAATAATTTTCTAGGATGCATGCAGGACCAGCGAACGGCATCATCTCCTTGCTGGTAGTTTTGGAGTAATCAAGTACAATCTTGAATCTTCCAAACCAGACCGAAATCATCGAGGTCTTCTATGATAAAATTTTACACACTTAACAATAGGTGGTTAAGTTAGCGACAATATCACTAATATTAGTAGTGAGCCATGCTGGACCTAAAAACTTATCAagtaatttttcaaaaattatacATCCACAGCATCAAATCCAAAGTTATATATCTTTTTAAGGGAGAAATGCACTATAATTTTAATAAAGTTTTAGGTAGCTTGGTAGATTATATTATTCAACAATGACTCAAGCTCAACTGCCAGTTAGTTCTTGGACATATCTATTATCCGCAATGGTTGGACGACTATTTTCAATAATTTCTACGTTTGGAGTTTAGACAGACATATATAGATAAAGTAAGTTAGCCTTTCACATGGAAAGGATATTAGATTTTTAGTACTTATGTACATATCGCAGCAGTCagaatatatatagatatatatagtaTAATGTATATCTGAGTGACCTAACCTTCTTAGTtcttttatttcctttattAAATATAAATCTCCGTAATTAAGTAGCAGTTCTTACTACTTTAAACATATTCTGACAATTCATGCTGTGAGCTCAGGCAtttttcttcattgttcttataGGATTTCTCATGAAATAATACACAATTCAATCCACGTGATTATTTACTGGTGTGCCAAAACGCTACTACCACCAAGTGATATTTAAAAAGGCACCAAAACATCATGGGAAATAATAAAATCCCTTAATTACATGACCATGTGCATCTCACGAAACTCAATGACCTAATTTTCTGGTATGGAGGTGTGTTGCTGTCCAGCATGCTGGGGGGAGAAGGAGCAAGCAGGAACGCTGGAGGAAGTCGCTTTTGGCACTCCTAAGGTCAACTGTGACACCTTGATGGCAGGAGGAGTTGGATGGATCGTTAGAGATAGCGTCGGGTGGTTTCAGATGGAAGGAGGGAGGGGGAGGTTTCCTTGTGCTTCTAGTTTTATAGTGGAGGCAGAAGCAGATGCGTTGCATGTACGTATTGACTAATAAGGGTTCATGCACGTACGTAACTGTAGAATCAGATTCATCAACTCTCATACCTATGCTAGAAGGTGCCCGGTTGACATGTGTGTCTACTGGAGGTATATTCGGTTGACGAAAGATTTTCATTTTCCCATTGTCGTTGTTGTAACGATGCAGCATACTCTATGACTTTATGTCTAGAGTCTAACTGACTAAACTCCATCTTTTTAGTCTGGCTATATATACGGTTGTTTTGTAATGACGTAAATGTTACTATtcgaatttaatgaataaaactgCTATtatttgaagaagaaaacaaaacaaaacctgtaAAGGCTGTAATTATGAAGTTGATAATCTTAAATAAGTATAGTGCCTAGTGGTatgaaatttttagaataaaaaatCGTATATAGATAATATATTGCACCATTTACATAAAATCGGAATAATCATGTCATTTGTCATCATTACAAATTTACAACCACTAATTCAAtcgattaaaaataaaaagaaagaatcaGACCCATTAGGGAAATAAGCACCATACAATCATTTGATTAATTGCAAATCCACCATAGAAAGCATAACAAAGTACAGTAAGTGGGCAAACCCAGCCATATCCCTTTCTTCAGCCagaaaaatcaaatcaagaggTGATCGATTAGCAAAAATAGAAGGggttaatatataattaactaATTGAACACACAAAAAAACACTAATTAAGCATCATCACTAAGTAGTAGTGGTAGTGTTGATGTGAAATATGCGACCGCAGCTATAAACTGAGCAAAACGCTTGCAATGCCATCAATAGCAAGAGAAAAACGGCAGCCAGCAAAGCAAGAATTGGCCAGCAACCAACCACATAAACCTTGAAAATTTTTGCCATTTTAACCTTCCATCTACCGTTATAATACTTGTTCACATCTTCAATCGCCTGGTCCAAGAATGGCACTTTCGTCAACCGAATCGACTTGCTCATACCATTAAACAGACTGGCCACTTCTTCATCACTCTTCAAACGGTTCAGAATTATACCTTTTTCTCTAAGCAGCTTTGCGTCCTCCTCCGTGTCTATAATCCCGTTCATCATTTCTGTGTAGCGTGTAAAAACCAACTGCCCTGATGCATTTGATGCTTCATAAGTTACCAAGTTTCTCAGGATCACCTCTGCGTTCACATCTAAGCTAGTTGCGGGGAGGTAAAGTGTGACCGTTTTGGGATCAAAGGATATGGATGAAATGCAACCCTTTGTTGGCACAAAACGGATCCCGGATTCCATAAGATCAGACACAGAAGGGATAGTGATCTCCTCTACCAATGGCGGTTTGTTGACGGAACTCTCATTTTCgggtttgatttcttctttgtcttgggaGGAGAATAAATAAGCAACAGGTTGTTTCAAAAGTGCAAATCCAGGAAGGCTGGAGAGGATTGTCCAAGGCAATTTAAATATCACTTTAATAGGTCCGGATACAAGTATGTTTTTAAGGAGACGTACCGGCCCTTTGTTTAGTTTCGACAGCAGATTCCATACTTCCTCAAGAAATTGTTTAACGTAATTCGGGCTCTTTGTAGATTTTGACTCCTTGTCTTCGTCTGTGCCTTCGCCTTGATCCTCAGCTTCTACAATTTCAGAGGGCCGGCGTTCTAGTTTGGGGGTGATCATTTGGTACAAAAAGTCTAGCAAGTGAGCACATTCTGAGACTTTGATCTTCGGCAGGTCCTCATCCTTCATCTTGAAGGGTGAAAGCTCTTTGCACAATCCCATCAACATCGAAAGCAGCATCTCGTCAGCAGTTTCCAACGATTGGAATCGAAACTCCAacatttttctcaaaacaaatagtgggatttGGTTCTCAAGCATTACCAAGTCCCTTAGAATTGAATGGTGTGCTGAGTTCCTGCCTGAATAGTCAACCAAGCGTGACATCTTTGAGGAAACTCTGGTCAAAATCTTCCCTTCTTTGGCTCCATAGACTTGGACCATCTCTAGCAAGAATGATGCGTCGATCGCCATCATCCACCCTAGAGTCTCACCATTGAAATCCAGGTACTTGTGGTAGCAAGCACGAATACGCGGCTCAAGCTTTATCAATTGATCAACAAGATTTTGGAACTTAAGGCACTGGAGATTCTTTTGTGTTCTTTTAGCTGCAGCCACTTTGTACCTCTCCATCTCGTAGAGCTCCGGACGCAAATAATGGTAAGGACCAATTGCAACTTCTTG
Protein-coding sequences here:
- the LOC139193763 gene encoding putative UPF0481 protein At3g02645, which codes for MSSLQQSFSSKSSSNFNEFQWVIQIRKTLEEELDDDSEIPVSIFNVPKTLLASDPDSYTPQEVAIGPYHYLRPELYEMERYKVAAAKRTQKNLQCLKFQNLVDQLIKLEPRIRACYHKYLDFNGETLGWMMAIDASFLLEMVQVYGAKEGKILTRVSSKMSRLVDYSGRNSAHHSILRDLVMLENQIPLFVLRKMLEFRFQSLETADEMLLSMLMGLCKELSPFKMKDEDLPKIKVSECAHLLDFLYQMITPKLERRPSEIVEAEDQGEGTDEDKESKSTKSPNYVKQFLEEVWNLLSKLNKGPVRLLKNILVSGPIKVIFKLPWTILSSLPGFALLKQPVAYLFSSQDKEEIKPENESSVNKPPLVEEITIPSVSDLMESGIRFVPTKGCISSISFDPKTVTLYLPATSLDVNAEVILRNLVTYEASNASGQLVFTRYTEMMNGIIDTEEDAKLLREKGIILNRLKSDEEVASLFNGMSKSIRLTKVPFLDQAIEDVNKYYNGRWKVKMAKIFKVYVVGCWPILALLAAVFLLLLMALQAFCSVYSCGRIFHINTTTTT